A part of Jiangella alba genomic DNA contains:
- a CDS encoding CGNR zinc finger domain-containing protein, whose product MSGASTPAPGRLETVRRFVNTLDVETGSDALTSPGALVAWLGAADLLSGDTGDAPGRDDLARAVAVREALRQTLAANHGGDPIPAAALAVLNDAAGRARLTATLTARDGWRPRPAADGVDGALGGLLALVGDAMADGTWARLKVCVNDTCQWAFYDESRARSGKWCSMQVCGNRAKQRAWRGRRAESTP is encoded by the coding sequence ATGTCCGGAGCCAGCACGCCGGCGCCCGGCCGGCTCGAGACCGTCCGGCGCTTCGTCAACACGCTCGACGTCGAGACCGGGTCCGACGCGCTGACCTCACCGGGCGCCCTCGTCGCGTGGCTCGGCGCCGCGGACCTGCTGTCCGGCGACACCGGCGACGCGCCCGGCCGCGACGACCTCGCCCGCGCGGTCGCCGTCCGCGAGGCGCTGCGGCAGACCCTGGCCGCCAACCACGGCGGCGACCCCATCCCGGCCGCCGCGCTCGCCGTCCTCAACGACGCCGCCGGACGCGCCCGGCTGACCGCGACCCTCACCGCCCGCGACGGCTGGCGCCCCCGCCCGGCCGCCGACGGGGTCGACGGCGCGCTCGGCGGGCTGCTCGCGCTGGTCGGCGACGCGATGGCGGACGGCACGTGGGCGCGGCTCAAGGTGTGCGTCAACGACACCTGCCAGTGGGCGTTCTACGACGAGTCGCGGGCGCGGTCGGGTAAGTGGTGCTCCATGCAGGTCTGCGGCAACCGGGCCAAGCAGCGGGCGTGGCGCGGCCGCAGGGCAGAATCGACACCGTGA
- a CDS encoding MFS transporter: MTTVTESRRAWDSRDFRRLWTGSAVSTFGSEVAELAVPLLAIGVLAATPGELGALRTAQFLPFLLATLPLGLLVDRRRRLPLMIGADVGRFGLILVIPLAVWAGVAGIELLYVVMFLAGVLTVLYQVADFAFVPEVVTPHQLVDANGKLAAAQSANEIGARGFGGLLVQAASAPVAMLVNAVAYLVSALSLRGIAVVETARPAASARPSWAEVTAGLREALRNRFIRALLGEATTFNLFNEVFILGLMLFTVREAGLSPVQLGIVFTAGGVGSFLGAWFGARVTGRFGYGRVLLITLLLGNTAPVLVALAGTDAVETMSLFCAVFVVMGVGIGIANVHAVTLRQAALPERLRGRVNAAYRLISWGAIPVGASLGGLLAGLTDGRTAMVTGACGMVLATLWVAFSPVRRLASIDEATRLSRAS; encoded by the coding sequence ATGACAACGGTTACGGAGAGCCGGCGCGCCTGGGACAGCCGCGACTTCCGCCGGCTCTGGACCGGCTCGGCGGTGTCGACGTTCGGGTCCGAGGTCGCCGAACTGGCCGTGCCGCTGCTGGCGATCGGCGTGCTGGCCGCCACGCCGGGCGAGCTGGGCGCGTTGCGGACCGCCCAGTTCCTGCCGTTCCTGCTGGCCACCCTGCCGCTGGGACTGCTGGTCGACCGGCGACGCCGGCTCCCGCTCATGATCGGCGCCGATGTCGGCCGGTTCGGCCTGATCCTGGTCATCCCGCTGGCCGTGTGGGCGGGGGTCGCCGGGATCGAGCTGCTGTACGTCGTCATGTTCCTGGCCGGCGTCCTGACGGTGCTGTACCAGGTCGCGGACTTCGCGTTCGTGCCCGAGGTCGTGACGCCGCACCAGCTGGTCGACGCGAACGGGAAGCTGGCGGCGGCGCAGTCGGCGAACGAGATCGGCGCCCGCGGCTTCGGCGGCCTGCTCGTCCAGGCGGCCTCCGCACCGGTCGCGATGCTGGTCAACGCCGTCGCGTACCTGGTGTCGGCGCTCAGCCTGCGCGGCATCGCCGTCGTCGAGACCGCCCGCCCGGCGGCGTCCGCGCGGCCGTCGTGGGCGGAGGTGACCGCCGGGCTGCGCGAGGCGTTGCGCAACCGGTTCATCCGGGCGCTGCTCGGCGAGGCCACCACGTTCAACCTGTTCAACGAGGTGTTCATCCTCGGGCTGATGCTCTTCACGGTGCGCGAGGCCGGGCTCAGCCCGGTGCAGCTCGGCATCGTGTTCACCGCCGGCGGCGTCGGCTCCTTCCTCGGCGCCTGGTTCGGCGCGCGCGTGACGGGACGGTTCGGCTACGGCCGGGTGCTGCTGATCACGCTGCTCCTCGGCAACACCGCGCCGGTGCTGGTCGCACTGGCCGGCACGGACGCCGTCGAGACCATGAGCCTGTTCTGCGCGGTGTTCGTGGTGATGGGCGTCGGCATCGGGATCGCCAACGTGCACGCGGTGACGCTGCGGCAGGCGGCGCTGCCGGAGCGGCTGCGCGGCCGGGTCAACGCCGCGTACCGGCTGATCTCGTGGGGCGCCATCCCGGTCGGCGCGTCGCTGGGCGGGCTGCTGGCCGGGCTCACCGACGGGCGCACGGCGATGGTCACCGGCGCCTGCGGCATGGTGCTCGCGACGCTGTGGGTGGCGTTCTCACCGGTGCGCCGGCTGGCCTCGATCGACGAGGCCACCCGGCTCTCGCGCGCGAGCTGA
- a CDS encoding 1,4-dihydroxy-2-naphthoyl-CoA synthase — MTTAPFDPSRWRTVEGFEFTDITYHRQVEDGRDRGTVRVAFDRPEVRNAFRPHTVDELFRALDHARMTPDVGCVLLTGNGPSPKDGGWAFCSGGDQRIRGRSGYQYASGETAETVDAARAGRLHILEVQRLIRFMPKVVIAVVPGWAAGGGHSLHVVSDLTLASAEHARFKQTDADVGSFDGGYGSAYLARQVGQKFAREIFFLGDEYSAEDAHRMGMVNAVVPHASLEDVALEWAAKINAKSPTAQRMLKFAFNAVDDGMVGQQVFAGEATRLAYMTDEAVEGRDAFLEKRDPDWSPFPWYF, encoded by the coding sequence GTGACGACCGCACCGTTCGACCCGTCCCGCTGGCGCACCGTCGAGGGATTCGAGTTCACCGACATCACGTACCACCGCCAGGTCGAGGACGGGCGCGACCGCGGCACCGTCCGCGTCGCGTTCGACCGGCCCGAGGTGCGCAACGCGTTCCGCCCGCACACCGTCGACGAGCTGTTCCGCGCGCTCGACCACGCCCGTATGACCCCCGACGTCGGGTGCGTGCTGCTGACCGGCAACGGCCCTTCGCCGAAGGACGGCGGCTGGGCCTTCTGCTCCGGCGGCGACCAGCGCATCCGCGGCCGGTCCGGCTACCAGTACGCCAGCGGCGAGACCGCCGAGACCGTCGACGCCGCACGGGCGGGGCGGCTGCACATCCTCGAGGTGCAGCGGCTGATCCGGTTCATGCCGAAGGTGGTCATCGCGGTCGTGCCCGGCTGGGCGGCCGGCGGCGGCCACAGCCTGCACGTCGTCAGCGACCTCACCCTGGCCAGCGCCGAGCACGCCCGGTTCAAGCAGACCGACGCCGACGTCGGTTCCTTCGACGGCGGCTACGGGTCGGCCTACCTCGCCCGTCAGGTCGGCCAGAAGTTCGCCCGCGAGATCTTCTTCCTCGGCGACGAGTACTCGGCCGAGGACGCCCACCGCATGGGCATGGTCAACGCGGTCGTGCCGCACGCCTCGCTGGAGGACGTGGCCCTGGAGTGGGCGGCGAAGATCAACGCCAAGAGCCCGACGGCGCAGCGCATGCTCAAGTTCGCCTTCAACGCCGTCGACGACGGCATGGTCGGCCAGCAGGTCTTCGCCGGCGAGGCGACGCGGCTCGCCTACATGACCGACGAGGCCGTCGAGGGCCGCGACGCGTTCCTGGAGAAGCGCGACCCCGACTGGTCGCCGTTCCCCTGGTACTTCTAA
- a CDS encoding DUF3800 domain-containing protein — MRELSIFIDESGDFGPLQRHSPFYILSLVFHDQSDDITRHLDKIHQALLVRGLSADHAIHTAPLIRREHDYRWLDLPARRSIFRVLVDFVRTCDVTQHSQVFSKRDHGDTDQLVSAMSRELGALIRANHQYFGSWDRVVIYYDNGQKEITNLVNSVFNAHLTNVEVRKVIPSDYSLFQAADLCCTLALLRKKIEADGLSSSERDFFSTSKDSAERALKKGYFKTMDRMKFGD, encoded by the coding sequence GTGCGGGAGCTCAGCATCTTCATCGACGAGTCCGGCGACTTCGGCCCCCTGCAGAGGCACTCGCCGTTCTACATTTTGAGCCTCGTCTTCCACGACCAGAGTGACGACATCACCCGTCACCTCGACAAGATCCACCAAGCACTCCTGGTGCGCGGACTGTCAGCGGACCATGCGATTCACACGGCACCACTCATCCGTCGGGAACACGACTATCGCTGGCTGGACCTGCCGGCTCGTCGATCCATCTTTCGCGTCTTGGTCGACTTCGTCCGCACATGCGACGTGACCCAGCACTCCCAGGTGTTCAGCAAACGGGACCACGGCGACACCGACCAACTCGTGAGCGCGATGTCGCGCGAGCTCGGCGCATTGATCCGCGCGAACCACCAGTACTTCGGCTCATGGGATCGGGTCGTCATCTACTACGACAACGGGCAGAAAGAGATCACGAACCTCGTCAACAGCGTCTTCAACGCCCACCTGACGAACGTCGAGGTTCGGAAGGTCATCCCATCGGACTACAGCCTGTTCCAGGCTGCTGACCTCTGCTGCACCCTGGCGCTGCTGCGCAAGAAGATCGAGGCGGACGGTCTGTCCAGCTCCGAGAGAGACTTCTTCTCCACCTCGAAGGACAGCGCCGAGCGCGCCCTGAAGAAGGGTTACTTCAAGACGATGGACCGCATGAAGTTCGGAGATTGA